The genomic window ATGATCATCTTCACCGCCTTGATGAAGACGTCCCCCAAGGGCTTCAGCGCCACGCCGAGGTCCGGATAGAGCTGTCCGCAGGCGATGCCGAGCAGGATCGCGCCGACGACCTGGACGTAGAGGTGCCTGTAGAGCGGTTTCTTGTGTTCGCGCACCGATACGGACGGCGCGGCGACGGCGATCGCGCTCATGATTTCCTCCCGTGAGACATCTGCGGGCCGGCCTTCGTTGCGTGAGCCGGCCGTTCTTGTGAGATGCCGGGCATCATCCCGCGCGGCGGCGACTTCGGAAGTTCCGTTTCGGCACGGACGCCATCGCGCGCGGCGATTGCGCGGCGCAGGATCGGACGGGGCGTCGCGGCCTGATAGGATGGCGTCGGTTCCGGGGCTGTTCCGGCCGCCCCCGCCGCCGGGCGTGGCAAAGTCCCTCGCAGGTGGGCCCGCGCGATGCAGTTCGATTTCGTCTCCCTGCGCCTGTTCGCGGCCGTCGTCGAGCACCGCAACATCGCGCAGGCTTCTCGCCTGAACAACATCGCCGCCTCCGCGGTCAGCAAGCGCATCTCGGATCTGGAGGCGCGCATCGGTGCGCCGCTGCTCCACCGCCTGCGGGAGGGTGTGGAGCCCACGGCCGCCGGGCAGGCGCTCTACCGGCACGCCAAGCGGATGGTTCGCGCGTCCGACGATTTTGAGGCGGAGCTGAGCGAATACGCCATCGGGGAGCGGGGCCGTGTCCGGCTCTGGGCCAATACCTCAGCGGTGACGCAGTTCCTGCCGGAGGACCTCGCCGTCTACGCGAGGCGGTTCCCCGAGGTCCGCATCGAGCTGCGCGAGGACACCAGCCGGCGCATCGTCGACGCCGTCCGGGAGGGCGTCGCTGAGATCGGGATCGTCTCGGACCACCTCAGCGCGGTGGACCTGCCGACGCGCACCTACCGGCGCGACACGCTGATGCTCGTCGTCCCCGCCGGTCACCCCGTCGCCGACCGGAAGACGATCTCGTTCGCGGAAGCCAGCGTGTTCGATCAGGTCGGGTTGCAGGAGGGCAGCTCGCTCCAGGCCCGCATCGTCGAGGAAGGCTCTCGCCTCGGCGTCGCGGTTCGCACGCGCGTCGAGGTGTTCGGGTTCGACAGCATCCGGCGGATGGTCGAGGCGGGCCTCGGCGTCTCGATCCTTCCCGAGGGCGCGGTGACGCCGTACCTCTCCAGCCTCCGGATCGCCGCGCTGGAACTGACGGATGCCTGGGCCGACCGCTCGCTGATGGTCGTCAGTCGCGAGGAGACGGCGCTGTCGCGCCCGGCACGCCAGCTCGTCGAATGCCTGTGTCCCGATACCTGACGCCGGCCTCCGGCTCACGCGGGCCGATGGTATGCCGAACCGCGATGCAGGGGCTTCCGAACCGGAAATTGCCTCTGCGGCCTCTCTGATCGGAAGGTGCCGGGCGAAGATCGGTTGACCGCCGCGGCCCCGGAAGGACCGCCCGGCGCTTTCGCCGGCATGGGCGACGCGACCGCGGGAAGGGCGCCGCGACTGCAAATCCGGCTACGGATCGAGGGAGGACCGACGATGAACCTGTTCGCCAAGCTCCAGGAGCGGGCTGCGGCCGGCAGGCCCCTGCGCGTCGGCCTCATCGGTGCCGGCAAGTTCGGCTCGATGTACCTGGCGCAAGTGCCCAGGATCCTCGGAGTCCATCTGGCCGCGATCGCCGACCTTTCGGTGTCGAATGCGCGCGCGAACCTGGAGCGCGTCGGCTGGGATCCGGCCCGGAGCGCGGCAGCCTCCATCGACGAGGCCCTCAAACAAGGCAACACGCATGTCGGGCAGGACTGGGAGGCCCTGATCGCCCACCCGGCGATCGACATCGTCGTCGAATGCACCGGCAACCCCATCGCCGCCGTCGAACACTGCCTCGCGGCATTCCGGCACGGCAAGCCGGTGATC from Methylorubrum populi includes these protein-coding regions:
- a CDS encoding LysR substrate-binding domain-containing protein; translated protein: MQFDFVSLRLFAAVVEHRNIAQASRLNNIAASAVSKRISDLEARIGAPLLHRLREGVEPTAAGQALYRHAKRMVRASDDFEAELSEYAIGERGRVRLWANTSAVTQFLPEDLAVYARRFPEVRIELREDTSRRIVDAVREGVAEIGIVSDHLSAVDLPTRTYRRDTLMLVVPAGHPVADRKTISFAEASVFDQVGLQEGSSLQARIVEEGSRLGVAVRTRVEVFGFDSIRRMVEAGLGVSILPEGAVTPYLSSLRIAALELTDAWADRSLMVVSREETALSRPARQLVECLCPDT